From the Pseudomonas sp. VD-NE ins genome, the window CGCGGGGCGCATCACCAGCATGGTGTCACTCCTTTCTCTTATCAATTCACAGAAAAAAACACCGGACACTGTGGGAGCGAGCTTGCTCGCGAAAGCGGTGTATCAGTCAGCATAGATGGCGACTGAAACTCCCTCTTCGCGAGCAAGCTCGCTCCCACAATGAATCTCACCGGCATCAAAAATTGGGTTCGACGCCTGAAAAACTCCAGGCGTCGAAGGCTCTATCAGGCTTGCGTCAGTGCTGCAGCAGCGCGTTCGAAACGGTCGAGACCGGCATCGATATCAGCGTCTTCCACCACCAGGCTCGGGGCGAAACGAATCACGTCCGGGCCGGCTTGCAGAATCATCAGGCCTTCTTTTTCAGCGGCGTTGAAGATGTCTTTGGCCTTGCCTTTCCAGGCATCGTTCAGTACGCAACCGATCAGCAGACCGAGGCCACGCACCTGAGTGAACAGGCCGTACTTCTCGCCGATCTGCTCAAGGCGCGCTTTGAACTTGTCGTGTTTGGCGTTCACACCGTTCAGCACTTCTGGCGTGTTGATCACGTCGATTACCGCTTCAGCGACCGCACACGCCAGCGGGTTGCCGCCGTACGTGGTGCCGTGAGTACCGACGACCAGATGTTTGGCCAGCGCTTCGGTGGTCAGCATTGCCGCGATCGGGAAACCGCCGCCCAGGCTCTTGGCGCTGGTCAGGATGTCCGGAGTCACGCCGTAATGCTGGTAGGCGAACAGCTTGCCGCTGCGGCCCATGCCGGTCTGCACTTCGTCGAACACCAGCAGCGCGTTGTTCGCGTCGCACAGTTCGCGGGCACCTTGCAGGTAAGCCAGTTCGGCCGGCAGCACGCCGCCCTCGCCCTGGATCGGTTCCAGCACGACTGCGCAGGTCTTGTCGGAAACGGCGGCTTTCAGCGCGGCCAGATCGTTATAAGGCACGTGAGTGATGCCGGTGATTTTCGGGCCGAAACCGTCGGAGTACTTCG encodes:
- a CDS encoding aspartate aminotransferase family protein; this encodes MSVEHAAVQRADFDQVMVPNYAPAAFIPVRGAGSRVWDQAGRELIDFAGGIAVNVLGHAHPALVGALTEQANKLWHVSNVFTNEPALRLAHKLIDATFAERVFFCNSGAEANEAAFKLARRVAFDRFGTEKYEIIAALNSFHGRTLFTVNVGGQSKYSDGFGPKITGITHVPYNDLAALKAAVSDKTCAVVLEPIQGEGGVLPAELAYLQGARELCDANNALLVFDEVQTGMGRSGKLFAYQHYGVTPDILTSAKSLGGGFPIAAMLTTEALAKHLVVGTHGTTYGGNPLACAVAEAVIDVINTPEVLNGVNAKHDKFKARLEQIGEKYGLFTQVRGLGLLIGCVLNDAWKGKAKDIFNAAEKEGLMILQAGPDVIRFAPSLVVEDADIDAGLDRFERAAAALTQA